The Colletes latitarsis isolate SP2378_abdomen chromosome 14, iyColLati1, whole genome shotgun sequence genome has a segment encoding these proteins:
- the Task7 gene encoding TWIK-related acid-sensitive K[+] channel 7: MKRQNVRTLSLVVCTFTYLLIGAAVFDALESNTERKRWEFLSEVRRSMMKKYNITQEDYRMLEIVIIENKPHKAGPQWKFAGAFYFATLVLAMIGYGHSTPVTIGGKAFCMAYAMVGIPLGLVMFQSIGERLNKFASVVIKRAKSYLRCKKTEATEMNLMLATGMLSSIIITTGAAVFSRYEGWSYFDSFYYCFVTLTTIGFGDYVALQNDHALSNKPGYVALSLVFILFGLAVVAASINLLVLRFMTMNTGDARREDNELQPASHHVLTLDGEVVAVNGKLLAGHMPIVHDTDDCVSVCSCTCLRPANSELLDQGYQGYRPPTSASLRVKRASV; the protein is encoded by the exons ATGAAGAGGCAGAATGTCAGGACGCTGTCGTTGGTGGTGTGCACGTTCACGTACCTGCTGATCGGGGCTGCGGTGTTTGACGCGTTGGAGTCGAACACTGAAAGGAAACGCTGGGAGTTTCTGTCCG AGGTCCGCCGGAGCATGATGAAGAAGTACAACATCACGCAGGAGGATTACAGAATGCTGGAGATCGTTATAATAGAGAACAAACCGCACAAGGCGGGCCCTCAGTGGAAATTCGCCGGTGCCTTTTATTTCGCGACGCTTGTGCTTGCTATGATAG GCTATGGACACTCGACGCCGGTCACCATAGGCGGGAAAGCGTTCTGCATGGCGTACGCTATGGTGGGCATCCCCCTGGGCCTGGTGATGTTCCAGAGCATCGGTGAACGCTTGAACAAGTTCGCTTCCGTCGTGATCAAGCGGGCGAAATCGTATCTAAGATGCAAGAAAACAGAGGCTACGGAGATGAATCTCATGCTCGCGACAGGGATGCTCTCGAGTATAATAATCACCACCGGTGCAGCTGTCTTTTCGCGTTACGAGGGCTGGAGTTACTTCGACAGTTTCTACTACTGCTTCGTAACACTCACCACCATCGGTTTCGGTGATTACGTCGCTCTTCAG AATGATCACGCGCTTTCCAACAAACCTGGATACGTGGCCTTAAGTTTAGTCTTCATTCTGTTCGGCTTGGCAGTCGTCGCTGCCAGCATAAACTTGCTCGTGCTCCGTTTCATGACAAT GAACACAGGGGACGCTCGTCGCGAGGATAACGAGCTCCAGCCAGCCTCCCACCACGTCCTCACCCTCGACGGGGAGGTGGTCGCCGTAAATGGGAAACTTTTGGCTGGACACATGCCGATAGTCCACGACACGGACGATTGCGTGAGCGTGTGCTCGTGCACGTGTCTCAGACCAGCTAATTCCGAGCTTCTGGACCAAGGTTACCAAGGCTACAGACCACCGACCTCCGCCAGCCTTCGTGTGAAACGCGCATCCGTCTGA
- the LOC143349666 gene encoding potassium/sodium hyperpolarization-activated cyclic nucleotide-gated channel 3, giving the protein MREHVCGLSKSLENMHQFGSVINMKDVTYHQLWMNLFKISGNTPRSRLFLDSMAAVSAECTRHAALKHSWIIHPFSTFRFIWDLIMAVIYLIAFVSIPFVICFVVMNHEGIRLDKYNLFIYAFCWLDIFCNCVTGYKDKKRGIVVLEPSKILKHYLRTFLLVDIISSMPWDHITLPWRRIPGEDVNHIIIIINLLPLLKLTRYGYVNLQIFELFSVKMHLKVIDQSRCFDKTFYFEIMHFYYQMLTTLMLGLYLILWSSCLCYLIPVLVLHFQNTLAKLQDCVNCWMTGLDSGSISLRFQHSLFIVLEKIAASGYGMYVPRTDGHLLLSSSLMIMGRLLECYIVVMLIQIKAVRKASKSKFLEIMNQLTAYTRQKQLPLQMKNRLLAYYQYRFRNSYFREKWLLSHLSESLCQEIALESSHRLVQNVAIFKMLPEHVLRMIVKNLKFELYLPNDVIVKSGAQGDCMFFLSAGTVAVLTPTGKEICHLEDGAHFGEVALLVPDQRRVASVVAIEVCEVYRLERKDFRKCIAVHTELFANIERIAADRIEKALLIEEQHKRYLMRDSLQTDDALA; this is encoded by the exons ATGAGGGAACATGTGTGCGGATTGTCGAAGAGTTTGGAGAACATGCATCAGTTCGGTTCTGTGATAAACATGAAGGACGTCACATACCACCAGCTGTGGATGAATCTGTTCAAGATCAGTGGTAATACTCCAAGATCCAGATTATTCTTGGACAGCATGGCTGCTGTTTCTGCCGAGTGTACGAGGCACGCTGCTCTCAAACACTCGTGGATCATTCACCCTTTTAGTACTTTTAG ATTCATTTGGGATTTAATCATGGCGGTTATATACTTGATCGCTTTTGTATCCATCCCGTTCGTAATTTGCTTCGTCGTGATGAACCACGAGGGGATTCGTTTGgacaaatacaatttgtttatttacgcgttctgctgGTTGGACATATTTTGCAACTGCGTCACGGGATATAAAGATAAGAAGCGTGGGATCGTCGTATTGGAACCATCAAAGATATTAAA ACATTACCTCCGAACATTCCTCCTAGTGGATATTATCTCTTCTATGCCATGGGACCACATAACACTGCCATGGCGGCGGATACCAGGAGAAGACGTTAATCACATAATCATCATAATAAATCTTCTGCCTCTTTTGAAGCTGACACGCTACGGCTACGTCAATTTACAAATCTTCGAGTTGTTCAGCGTAAAAATGCATTTGAAAGTTATCGATCAATCTCGTTGCTTCGATAAAACCTTC TACTTCGAAATAATGCATTTCTACTACCAAATGTTGACTACTCTCATGTTGGGCCTCTACCTAATACTCTGGTCTTCTTGTCTGTGCTACTTGATACCAGTCTTGGTTCTCCATTTTCAAAATACATTAGCGAAA TTACAGGACTGCGTCAATTGTTGGATGACAGGATTAGACAGCGGCAGCATATCGTTGAGATTTCAACACTCTCTTTTCATAGTTCTCGAGAAAATAGCAGCCAGCGGTTATGGCATGTACGTGCCACGAACGGATGGTCACCTTCTCCTAAGTAGCAGTTTAATGATTATGGGTAGACTGCTCGAGTGTTACATCGTAG TGATGCTGATCCAGATAAAAGCAGTCAGAAAGGCGTCCAAGTCAAAGTTTTTGGAAATCATGAACCAACTGACCGCTTACACGAGACAAAAGCAACTTCCTCTGCAGATGAAAAATCGTCTCTTAGCGTACTATCAATACCGTTTCAGGAACAGCTACTTCCGCGAGAAATGGCTTTTGTCGCATCTATCGG AATCACTATGTCAGGAAATCGCGCTCGAGTCGAGTCATCGTCTGGTCCAGAACGTGGCCATCTTTAAAATGTTGCCGGAACACGTTCTTAGAATGATCGTTAAGAATCTGAAGTTCGAACTGTACCTGCCTAACGACGTCATAGTGAAATCTGGCGCTCAGGGCGACTGCATGTTCTTCTTGTCTGCTGGGACTGTGGCTGTGTTGACTCCTACTGGAAAAGAG ATTTGCCACCTGGAAGATGGGGCCCATTTCGGGGAAGTGGCGTTGTTGGTCCCCGATCAGAGAAGAGTCGCGAGCGTCGTCGCGATCGAGGTCTGCGAGGTGTATCGTTTGGAACGTAAAGATTTCCGGAAATGCATCGCTGTGCACACGGAATTGTTTGCGAACATCGAAAGAATCGCGGCGGACAGGATCGAGAAGGCCCTGCTCATCGAGGAACAACACAAACGTTACCTCATGCGCGACTCGTTGCAGACCGACGACGCATTAGCCTAA
- the LOC143350174 gene encoding LOW QUALITY PROTEIN: uncharacterized protein LOC143350174 (The sequence of the model RefSeq protein was modified relative to this genomic sequence to represent the inferred CDS: substituted 2 bases at 2 genomic stop codons) yields the protein MAPPRRKTRGSFEKERTTEPRYSYRQHRKQPELPCRTQTRQSFDVPELVYRLLNADKHNQGTAFYPXLSKXFQRTDGQDRYRGKMRKYQNRREPSYDTSSLRESTESIGESEYTKSVATSMENLSRVMDATNSSRATGSENSSVSNISVEPITLGSSIDNTRSLLKKKSLVQIINNYIRAGIEEGKRQAKKYIRKALSFGVKSGYLIPTDPQGQVIRVSPTLVESRRSDPESRRKRRRARKGEEDLPFVNRRERRRGTPPLIGKKKPRREESPESVVPRKRRRTSPSKKPGTHLKLTYMNPKKMAASAGRPKKKQTWAKKNNVAGKKDTRVSQKLVAPTNKRENARKIVKETRSKHKNDTIEKRGSRKSRATKSPYKNVKDKYEDSARQDRRDLTDDDEGSVKSSDNEPNERTVTERRKSASSQEDLQQDVDETPGNPAREVDEKLESPNDDRDKGVNENVD from the exons ATGGCGCCACCGAGGAGGAAGACGAGAGGCTCGTTCGAGAAGGAACGTACAACAGAACCACGTTATTCCTATCGACAACATCGTAAACAGCCAGAGCTTCCATGTCGAACGCAGACCCGGCAGTCTTTTGACGTGCCAGAATTGGTCTACAGACTGTTGAACGCCGATAAACATAACCAAGGTACTGCATTTTATCCGTGACTCTcgaaataatttcaaagaaCCGACGGACA GGATCGATACcgcggaaaaatgcggaaatatcAAAATCGTCGAGAGCCCTCGTACGATACTTCGTCCCTTCGTGAGAGCACGGAATCCATCGGGGAGTCCGAGTACACAAAATCCGTAGCAACGTCTATGGAGAACCTGTCCAGGGTGATGGACGCTACAAATAGCTCGAGGGCCACGGGCTCTGAGAACAGTAGCGTATCAAATATCTCCGTGGAACCGATTACGTTGGGCAGCTCGATTGATAACACCAGATCGCtcctaaaaaaaaaatctctCGTGCAGATCATCAACAATTACATCAGGGCGGGCATCGAGGAAG GCAAACGACAAGCCAAGAAGTATATCCGCAAGGCGCTATCGTTCGGCGTGAAATCGGGTTACCTAATCCCGACGGATCCGCAAGGTCAGGTAATTCGTGTGTCCCCGACGCTGGTGGAATCGAGGAGAAGCGACCCTGAGTCGCGCAGGAAACGGAGGAGGGCTCGAAAGGGCGAGGAGGACCTTCCGTTCGTCAATCGGAGGGAGCGTCGTCGAGGAACACCACCCTTGATCGGGAAGAAGAAGCCTCGTCGGGAGGAGTCACCTGAATCGGTGGTCCCACGCAAACGAAGAAGAACCTCCCCGTCGAAGAAACCAGGAACTCATCTGAAGCTCACATACATGAATCCGAAAAAGATGGCCGCGTCCGCAGGTCGACCAAAGAAGAAACAAACATGGGCTAAGAAAAACAATGTCGCTGGAAAAAA AGATACGAGGGTGTCTCAGAAGCTTGTTGCCCCAACGAACAAACGGGAGAACGCCAGGAAGATTGTAAAGGAGACGCGTAGCAAGCACAAAAACGACACGATCGAGAAAAGGGGGAGTCGCAAGAGTCGAGCCACGAAGTCCCCGTACAAAAACGTAAAGGATAAATACGAGGATAGCGCCAGACAGGATCGTCGAGATTTAACGGATGACGACGAGGGCAGCGTCAAGTCGAGCGATAACGAACCTAATGAGAGAACGGTGACGGAACGACGAAAATCGGCGTCCAGTCAGGAGGATCTTCAGCAAGACGTAGATGAAACACCCGGAAATCCGGCGCGAGAAGTCGATGAGAAATTGGAATCTCCGAACGACGATCGCGACAAGGGTGTCAACGAGAACGTAGATTAA
- the LOC143349668 gene encoding uncharacterized protein LOC143349668: MAPVKRQPRTRSHHKMKVRRRKPNIPELVYKFLYLGSRENGEGASNVAETKCRFCHRQKRRVEVLDSLDSDAGRNMANKRRDVKKNSKIHRVKRRQTTREQTPSCVHSKSKSEGMQKIKQYIQKALDFGVESGYLIPKDAAYRVLRVSSDLMNDGNYMSKARNSDRAVSQDRDRTRRQTPIRFGDYGVQEARRRRRSRKRRRRSRSGSSRRRRSRRRSRRRRGSDGEEIVEDDNDYEEFDTQEDIKDNSENANRDDENERSNPLDNAKTTTKRGSDGSDLSVDENDTDEDEEKKDDDGTQS; encoded by the exons ATGGCCCCTGTAAAGAGACAACCTCGTACGCGAAGCCATCACAAGATGA AGGTCCGACGTCGTAAACCAAACATCCCCGAGCTGGTGTACAAGTTTCTCTACCTGGGTTCCAGGGAGAACGGCGAAGGGGCGTCGAATGTCGCCGAAACGAAGTGCCGCTTTTGCCATCGACAGAAACGTCGCGTAGAAGTTTTGGATTCTCTAGATTCCGACGCCGGCAGGAATATGGCCAACAAACGACGAGACGTGAAAAAGAATTCCAAGATCCATCGCGTGAAACGTCGACAAACCACCAGAGAACAGACTCCGTCCTGCGTGCACAGTAAAAGCAAAAGTGA AGGTATGCAGAAGATTAAGCAGTACATCCAGAAAGCGTTGGATTTCGGAGTGGAGTCTGGTTACTTGATCCCGAAGGACGCCGCGTACAGAGTTCTACGCGTCTCATCGGATCTTATGAACGATGGGAATTACATGAGCAAAGCCAGGAACTCTGACAGAGCGGTCTCCCAGGACAGGGACAGAACTCGACGTCAAACGCCGATTAGGTTCGGAGATTACGGCGTACAGGAAGCCAGGAGGCGAAGAAGGAGTCGCAAAAGGCGTAGGAGATCGAGGAGCGGCTCCAGCAGGCGTCGAAGGTCTCGAAGACGTAGCAGGAGGCGCAGAGG GTCGGACGGCGAGGAAATAGTTGAGGACGACAACGATTACGAGGAGTTCGACACCCAGGAAGATATCAAAGACAATTCCGAGAATGCGAACAGAGACGATGAAAATGAACGTTCGAACCCTTTGGATAACGCGAAAACGACCACGAAGAGGGGCTCGGATGGCTCGGATTTGTCCGTCGACGAGAACGATACCGACGAAGACGAGGAAAAAAAGGATGACGACGGGACGCAATCGTAG